A stretch of Synergistales bacterium DNA encodes these proteins:
- a CDS encoding homocysteine S-methyltransferase family protein: protein MTISFDTLLEQRNTPVLLDGGMGSLLAERGWAPPELPEEMNLRAPETVAEIHRAYAEAGAEIVETNTFGGSPLKLMHRHLDSRTEEINREAARLARRGCRGALVAGAVGPLGTLLEPLGPLSFPEARDAFRRQIRGLLEGGVDLIQIETVLDQREAKAAVAALKDITTAVPFMVSFTFENHGRTVTGFTPAAAAAWAEAVGASAVGANCGVGPAAYIPVVEELASGTVLPVLVYANAGLPEDEDFWSPEDYARTGVELVKAGAAVIGGCCGTTPAYIETLKRAVGSLPLRNPSAPPGARLAGRETVVPCGNGAPLVLIGERINLSRKSTLPDEVRAGDYSGLRREAKLQHQQGATVLNLNLGLPDIDQQGAMEEAVRTTEQTAPLPLSLDSDDTEVLEAGLQACTGVPLINSVNADIHALETGFSLARRYGALLAVLPFTSEGIPEHAEERLAVVRSVLQRAREQGFPAWQLVVDPMVLAAGADFAAPRTTLATLRGISGMGLTSIIGLSNISHGMPGRALLNRVFLAMAAAGGLDMVIADPVAAGIGETTAAADLLTGRDPRGRTFLASMSGTQTTPVAEAALEAPREGATESGATEGEEAEARFATIHTHIVEGVLDGAVEDADRHIRQGTNPLRVINEGVLPALKEVGEYYERGDFFLPQLVASAEVAQRICECCSASLEQRGERQRKATIVLATVEGDLHDLGKNVVATVLRSHGFDVADLGRNVPASTIVEAVRETGAALVGLSALMTTTTKAMEQTIRQLHELFPGLPVVIGGASVNEAFADRADADGYAGDAIQAVSLVQRLLDTASR, encoded by the coding sequence ATGACCATATCCTTTGATACGCTGCTGGAGCAACGGAACACCCCTGTCCTGCTGGATGGAGGGATGGGCTCGCTGCTCGCCGAACGGGGGTGGGCTCCGCCGGAGCTCCCCGAGGAGATGAATCTCCGTGCCCCGGAGACGGTGGCGGAGATCCACCGGGCCTATGCAGAGGCCGGAGCGGAGATTGTCGAGACAAACACCTTCGGCGGGAGCCCTCTCAAGCTGATGCATCGTCATCTCGACAGCCGTACCGAGGAGATCAACAGGGAGGCCGCAAGGTTGGCACGGCGTGGATGCCGGGGTGCCCTTGTGGCCGGTGCCGTAGGCCCCCTGGGCACCCTCCTTGAACCGCTGGGCCCCCTCTCCTTTCCGGAAGCGCGGGATGCCTTCAGAAGACAGATCAGAGGGCTGCTGGAAGGCGGCGTCGATCTGATCCAGATCGAAACCGTGCTCGACCAGCGGGAGGCGAAGGCCGCTGTGGCGGCACTCAAGGACATCACCACAGCGGTGCCCTTCATGGTGAGCTTCACCTTTGAGAACCACGGACGCACCGTTACCGGCTTCACCCCGGCGGCAGCCGCCGCGTGGGCCGAGGCGGTCGGTGCTTCCGCAGTGGGCGCCAACTGCGGTGTCGGCCCCGCGGCCTATATCCCGGTTGTGGAAGAGCTGGCATCCGGCACCGTTCTCCCTGTCCTTGTCTATGCCAACGCCGGTCTCCCGGAGGACGAGGACTTCTGGAGTCCCGAGGACTACGCCCGAACCGGCGTGGAGCTTGTCAAAGCCGGGGCCGCCGTCATCGGCGGCTGCTGCGGCACCACCCCGGCCTATATCGAGACCCTGAAACGAGCTGTGGGGAGCCTCCCCCTCCGGAATCCTTCGGCACCACCGGGCGCCCGCCTCGCCGGCCGGGAGACCGTAGTCCCCTGCGGGAATGGGGCGCCGCTTGTGCTGATCGGCGAACGGATCAACCTCTCCCGCAAGTCCACCCTCCCTGACGAGGTCCGTGCGGGCGATTACAGCGGCCTCAGACGGGAGGCCAAACTGCAGCACCAGCAGGGGGCAACGGTGCTCAATCTGAACCTCGGTCTCCCCGACATCGATCAGCAAGGCGCCATGGAAGAAGCGGTGCGGACAACGGAACAGACAGCGCCCTTGCCGCTCTCCCTGGACAGCGATGATACCGAGGTCCTGGAAGCAGGCCTGCAGGCCTGTACGGGTGTTCCCCTGATCAACTCCGTCAACGCCGACATCCACGCTCTGGAAACCGGCTTCTCCCTGGCACGCCGCTACGGCGCCCTGTTGGCGGTGCTTCCCTTCACCAGCGAAGGCATACCGGAGCATGCGGAAGAGCGCCTCGCGGTGGTTCGATCTGTCCTGCAGAGGGCCCGCGAGCAAGGTTTTCCCGCCTGGCAGCTGGTGGTGGACCCCATGGTCCTCGCCGCCGGTGCCGACTTCGCGGCCCCCCGCACGACACTCGCCACCCTTCGGGGAATCAGCGGAATGGGGCTCACCAGCATCATCGGCCTCAGCAACATCTCCCACGGCATGCCCGGCCGGGCGTTGCTGAACAGGGTCTTTCTCGCCATGGCTGCAGCGGGCGGGCTCGATATGGTGATCGCCGACCCTGTCGCCGCCGGTATCGGGGAGACCACCGCCGCCGCAGATCTCCTGACCGGGCGGGATCCCCGGGGAAGGACCTTTCTTGCCTCCATGTCCGGAACGCAGACGACACCGGTCGCAGAGGCCGCTCTTGAAGCACCCCGGGAAGGGGCCACGGAGAGCGGCGCTACGGAAGGGGAGGAGGCAGAGGCACGCTTCGCGACGATCCACACCCACATTGTGGAGGGTGTCCTCGACGGTGCCGTGGAGGACGCCGACCGACACATCCGGCAGGGGACCAACCCCCTCAGGGTCATCAACGAGGGTGTGCTCCCTGCGCTGAAGGAGGTGGGGGAATACTACGAAAGGGGCGACTTCTTCCTTCCCCAGCTCGTCGCCTCGGCCGAGGTGGCCCAGCGCATCTGCGAATGCTGCTCGGCCTCGCTGGAACAGCGGGGAGAGAGGCAGCGGAAGGCCACCATCGTCCTGGCTACCGTCGAAGGAGACCTGCACGACCTCGGGAAGAATGTCGTCGCCACGGTCCTGCGCAGCCACGGCTTTGATGTGGCGGATCTCGGACGCAATGTGCCGGCCTCGACGATTGTAGAAGCCGTCAGGGAGACCGGCGCCGCACTGGTCGGCCTCTCGGCGCTCATGACAACCACCACCAAAGCCATGGAGCAGACGATCCGACAGCTCCACGAGCTGTTCCCCGGACTCCCCGTGGTCATCGGGGGCGCCTCTGTCAACGAGGCCTTCGCGGATCGGGCCGATGCCGACGGCTACGCCGGGGACGCCATCCAGGCCGTCTCCCTGGTCCAGCGTCTCCTTGACACTGCATCACGCTGA